In Juglans regia cultivar Chandler chromosome 5, Walnut 2.0, whole genome shotgun sequence, the following are encoded in one genomic region:
- the LOC108990734 gene encoding scarecrow-like protein 27, which yields MKAMPLPFDDFQGKGVLGFSTTASSDFSQHHHRHHQQSQKWHTNKENCYVGTEPTSVLDTRRSPSPPTSTSTLSSSLGNGGSGSTDTNTNTNTTGVAAAAAAASENPSQTGLEIGEKCGLGMEDWEGVLSESSPGQEQSILRMIMGDIEDPSVGLNKLLQGGSIGSHQDLEFNAGFGIIDQATGFGFEPISTANSVASIDPSLPIHSSDFPFGNARLGSISVPSPNPSPLFSTPTSNALPVSLPPGVFLQQQLQAIEAVDEKPQIFNPQVVINQNQAQYAQNQALFMPLTYANLQEHHLLSPPPAKRLNSGTIGANYQVPKVPFSDSGQELFLRGQQQQQGHMLSQHSIQQRPMMVAAKQKMVNNEFVNHQQQLLHQEIVDQLVKAAELIETGNPALAQGILARLNHQLSPIGKPFQRAAFYFMEALQLLLHMNTTGNSFTMSPPPPISLIFKIGAYKSFSEISPVLQFANFTCNQALLEALEGCDRIHVVDFDIGFGGQWASFMQELALRNGGSPGLKITAFSSPSTHDELELGFTQENLKHFASEINIAFEFEILSLDSLNSGSWPLSLRVSETEAIAVNLPIASFSNYPSSLPSVLRFVKQLSPKIMVSLDRGCDRTDVPLPHHIVHAIQSYSSLLESLDAINVNHDTLQKIERHLLQPGIEKIVLGRHRSPERTPPWKNLFLSSGFSPLTFSNFTESQAEYLVQRIPARGFHVEKKQASLVLCWQRKELISASAWKC from the coding sequence ATGAAGGCCATGCCCTTACCCTTTGACGATTTTCAAGGGAAAGGGGTGTTAGGTTTCTCAACTACTGCATCTTCCGATTTTTCCCAgcatcatcatcgtcatcatcaacaATCACAAAAGTGGCACACCAACAAAGAAAATTGCTATGTGGGCACTGAGCCTACCTCTGTTCTTGACACTAGAAGAAGCCCCAGCCCTCCTACTTCAACTTCAACCCTGTCTTCCTCTCTCGGCAACGGCGGCAGCGGCTCCACTGacaccaacaccaacaccaacacAACCGGCGTGGCGGCAGCGGCAGCAGCAGCCTCCGAAAACCCGTCCCAAACCGGCTTAGAAATCGGGGAAAAATGTGGGCTGGGAATGGAGGATTGGGAGGGCGTGTTGTCTGAGTCCTCACCAGGCCAAGAACAGTCCATTCTCAGAATGATTATGGGGGATATTGAAGATCCGTCTGTTGGACTCAACAAGCTCTTGCAGGGTGGGAGTATTGGCTCCCATCAAGACCTTGAATTCAACGCTGGCTTCGGCATCATAGATCAAGCTACTGGCTTTGGTTTTGAACCCATTTCCACGGCCAATTCCGTGGCCAGCATTGACCCTTCTTTACCTATACATTCTTCGGATTTTCCCTTCGGCAATGCAAGGCTTGGTTCGATTTCAGTTCCTAGTCCGAATCCGAGCCCTTTGTTCTCTACCCCAACAAGTAATGCTTTACCGGTTTCGCTTCCTCCAGGCGTGTTCCTTCAACAACAGTTGCAAGCAATTGAAGCTGTGGATGAAAAACCGCAGATTTTCAATCCCCAGGTGGTAATAAACCAGAATCAAGCTCAGTACGCTCAAAACCAGGCTTTGTTTATGCCTTTGACTTATGCCAATTTGCAAGAACATCACCTACTCTCGCCTCCGCCGGCGAAAAGGCTCAATTCTGGGACTATTGGGGCAAATTATCAGGTCCCAAAGGTGCCGTTTTCCGATTCTGGGCAAGAGCTATTTCTTCGGGGACAACAGCAGCAGCAAGGTCACATGCTTTCCCAGCACAGTATCCAACAAAGGCCAATGATGGTGGCGGCGAAGCAGAAGATGGTGAACAATGAATTTGTGAACCACCAGCAGCAGCTTCTTCATCAGGAGATAGTTGACCAGCTAGTCAAGGCAGCAGAGCTGATCGAAACGGGTAACCCGGCACTCGCGCAAGGGATATTGGCGCGGCTCAATCACCAGCTCTCTCCAATCGGTAAGCCTTTCCAAAGGGCTGCTTTCTATTTCATGGAGGCCCTGCAACTGCTCCTTCACATGAACACAACTGGTAATTCTTTCACTATGTCGCCACCACCACCCATTAGTCTCATTTTCAAGATTGGTGCTTACAAATCGTTCTCCGAGATCTCCCCTGTGCTTCAGTTTGCCAATTTTACCTGTAACCAAGCTCTTCTTGAGGCCTTGGAAGGCTGTGATAGAATTCACGTTGTCGATTTTGATATTGGGTTTGGTGGCCAGTGGGCTTCTTTTATGCAAGAGCTCGCCTTGAGAAATGGCGGTTCTCCGGGTCttaaaatcactgcattttCATCCCCATCCACACACGATGAACTCGAGCTCGGTTTCACTCAAGAAAATCTGAAGCATTTTGCCAGTGAAATTAATATTGCGTTCGAGTTCGAAATTTTGAGCCTTGATTCGTTGAACTCCGGTTCCTGGCCATTGTCCCTTCGGGTCTCGGAGACTGAGGCAATTGCGGTAAATCTGCCAATTGCTTCCTTTTCGAATTACCCATCATCCCTTCCTTCAGTCCTCCGCTTTGTAAAGCAGCTCTCGCCCAAAATCATGGTTTCCTTGGATAGAGGCTGCGATCGAACAGATGTTCCATTGCCCCACCACATTGTTCATGCCATTCAATCTTATTCCAGCCTGCTCGAATCGCTCGATGCAATCAATGTGAACCATGATACCTTGCAGAAGATAGAGAGGCATTTACTTCAACCGGGCATTGAGAAAATTGTGCTGGGTCGTCACCGTTCTCCTGAAAGAACACCACCttggaaaaatctatttttgtcATCCGGTTTCTCCCCATTGACATTCAGTAACTTCACCGAGTCCCAAGCTGAGTATCTGGTGCAGAGGATTCCAGCTCGCGGATTCCATGTTGAGAAGAAACAGGCTTCTCTTGTTCTCTGCTGGCAGCGAAAGGAGCTTATCTCAGCATCTGCTTGGAAGTGCTGA
- the LOC108990740 gene encoding autophagy-related protein 8f-like: MARSVFKHEHDLEKRRAEAARIREKYPDRIPVIVEKAERSDIPNIDKKKYLVPADLTVGQFVYVIRKRIKLSAEKAIFIFVDNVLPPTGAIMSTIYDEKKDEDGFLYVTYSGENTFG, from the exons atggCTAGGAGCGTATTCAAGCACGAGCATGACTTGG AGAAGAGGCGTGCTGAAGCTGCAAGAATTAGGGAGAAATACCCAGATAGAATTCCG GTGATTGTGGAGAAGGCTGAGAGAAGTGATATTCCCAACATTGACAAGAAAAA ATACCTTGTCCCGGCTGACCTGACAGTGGGCCAATTCGTCTATGTAATCCGGAAGAGAATTAAACTGAGTGCAGAAAAGGCAATCTTTATATTTGTGGACAATGTCCTCCCACCAACAG GAGCTATAATGTCTACCATCTACGATGAAAAGAAGGATGAAGATGGATTTCTCTATGTTACTTACAGTGGAGAAAACACATTTGGGTGA
- the LOC108987831 gene encoding uncharacterized protein LOC108987831, with protein MSVTSCLLLFLLCVSMHACNARGRHLIRAVDKKLEKKRHFSFRNDEKTTGSDEFSAVSKVKPSSSKQHEMGRWESIAGILSSENTPKQNETRTGQKIPEVEGKTSGAVQTESLESVSWHVPHKKRSGKDPGFNLDYSPPKTHPPSHN; from the exons ATGTCAGTCACTTcttgtcttcttcttttccttctgtGCGTttctatgcatgcatgtaatgcCCGGGGCCGGCATCTAATTCGTGCAGTTGATAAAAAGCTGGAAAAGAAACGCCACTTTTCCTTCAGg AATGATGAGAAGACGACGGGTTCTGATGAGTTTTCTGCTGTGTCAAAGGTGAAGCCTTCCTCATCAAAGCAACATGAAATGGGAAGATGGGAGAGCATAGCTGGAATCCTCTCAAGCGAAAACACTCCAAAGCAAAACGAGACGAGGACTGGCCAGAAAATACCTGAAGTGGAAGGAAAAACTTCAGGTGCTGTTCAAACTGAGTCTCTAGAATCGGTTTCTTGGCATGTTCCCCACAAGAAACGCAGTGGAAAAGATCCAGGGTTCAACTTGGACTACTCACCACCAAAGACACACCCTCCTTCTCACAACTGA